The following proteins are encoded in a genomic region of Arcobacter cloacae:
- the nrdD gene encoding anaerobic ribonucleoside-triphosphate reductase, with protein sequence MTNSELLEKNSQKRTKCIVYTRVMGYHRPVESFNIGKKGEHKQRVKFTESKTNL encoded by the coding sequence ATGACAAATTCAGAATTGCTTGAGAAAAATAGCCAAAAAAGGACTAAATGTATAGTATATACTAGGGTTATGGGTTATCATAGACCAGTTGAAAGCTTTAATATAGGAAAAAAAGGTGAACACAAACAAAGAGTTAAATTTACTGAATCAAAAACTAATTTATGA
- a CDS encoding ribonucleoside triphosphate reductase, with amino-acid sequence MIVDILKRDGTKQKFESYKIEDAIKKAFKSVNTKFDISVFFNVLFELKCKRVVAVEDIQDIIEKELYKARYFEVMKSFILYRHLHKIQREQILQINDDTTYINSTQTIEEYISGSDWRIKANSNTGYSHAGLINNSAGKIIANYWLDKVYTKEQGYAHRNGDYHIHDLDCLSGYCAGWSLRVLLDEGFNQVRGRVESDAPNHFREALGQMANFLGILQSEWAGAQAFSSFDTYLAPYVFKDKLEYKEIKKAIRSFIYNLNVPARWGQSPFTNITIDWTVPSDLKEQIPTRNQKHLFKDFYDEELFLEIQKKGLTSFEQLTYKDFQKEMNLINKAYYEVMTQGDKTGQPFTFPIPTVNITEDFDWYGENTDLLFENTAKIGSSYFQNFIGSQYTKDEKGNLIQNEQAYKPGHVRSMCCRLQLDLRELLKRGGGLFGSAEMTGSIGVVTINMARLGYLYKGDINGLLKRLEELMDLAKESLETKRKFINSMYERGLYPYTKRYLKSFNNHFSTIGVNGMNEMLKNYFGENIDISTKIGNQFCIEILDFMRDKMIKYQEETGNLYNLEATPAEGTTYRFAKEDKKRYKDIIQAGFDKNIYYTNSSQLPVDFTEDPFEALELQDELQCKYTGGTVLHLYMREKISSVEACRKFVKNVISNFRLPYITITPVFSICEIHGYIEGEHEFCPKCDEEILKKELKDDKFRIA; translated from the coding sequence ATGATAGTAGATATATTAAAAAGAGATGGTACAAAACAAAAATTTGAATCATATAAAATTGAAGATGCAATAAAAAAAGCATTTAAGAGTGTAAATACAAAGTTTGATATTTCTGTATTCTTTAATGTTTTATTTGAACTAAAATGCAAAAGAGTAGTTGCAGTTGAAGATATTCAAGATATTATAGAAAAAGAGCTTTATAAAGCTAGATATTTTGAAGTTATGAAATCATTTATTTTATATAGACATCTTCATAAAATTCAAAGAGAACAGATTTTACAGATAAATGATGATACAACTTATATAAATTCAACACAAACCATAGAAGAGTACATATCTGGAAGTGATTGGAGAATAAAAGCAAATTCAAATACTGGATATTCTCACGCTGGACTTATAAATAATAGTGCAGGAAAGATTATCGCAAACTATTGGCTTGATAAAGTTTATACAAAAGAACAAGGATATGCCCACAGAAATGGTGATTATCATATACATGATTTAGATTGTTTAAGTGGTTATTGTGCGGGTTGGAGTTTGAGAGTTTTACTTGATGAAGGATTTAATCAAGTAAGAGGAAGGGTTGAAAGTGATGCTCCAAACCATTTTAGAGAAGCTTTAGGGCAAATGGCAAATTTTTTAGGAATTTTACAAAGTGAATGGGCTGGTGCTCAAGCTTTTAGCTCTTTTGATACCTATCTTGCACCTTATGTTTTCAAAGATAAACTTGAATATAAAGAGATAAAAAAAGCAATTAGAAGTTTTATCTATAATCTTAATGTTCCAGCAAGGTGGGGGCAAAGTCCTTTTACAAATATTACTATTGATTGGACAGTTCCAAGTGATTTAAAAGAGCAAATTCCTACAAGAAATCAAAAGCATTTATTCAAAGATTTTTATGATGAAGAACTTTTTTTAGAGATTCAAAAAAAAGGTTTAACTTCATTTGAACAGTTAACTTACAAAGATTTTCAAAAAGAGATGAATTTAATAAATAAAGCTTATTATGAAGTAATGACACAAGGTGATAAAACGGGACAACCTTTTACTTTTCCAATACCAACAGTAAATATAACTGAAGATTTTGATTGGTATGGAGAAAATACAGATTTACTTTTTGAAAATACCGCAAAAATAGGAAGTTCTTATTTTCAAAATTTCATAGGAAGTCAATATACAAAAGATGAAAAAGGAAATTTGATACAAAACGAACAAGCCTATAAACCAGGACATGTACGAAGTATGTGTTGTAGATTGCAACTTGATTTACGAGAACTTCTAAAACGAGGTGGAGGTTTGTTTGGAAGTGCTGAGATGACAGGAAGTATTGGAGTTGTAACTATTAATATGGCAAGACTTGGGTATTTGTATAAAGGTGATATAAACGGCTTATTAAAAAGATTAGAAGAGTTAATGGATTTAGCAAAAGAGAGTTTAGAAACAAAACGAAAATTTATAAATAGTATGTATGAAAGAGGACTTTATCCTTATACAAAAAGATATTTAAAGAGTTTTAATAACCATTTTTCGACCATTGGAGTAAATGGTATGAATGAGATGTTAAAAAATTACTTTGGAGAAAATATTGATATTTCAACAAAAATAGGAAATCAATTTTGTATCGAAATATTAGATTTTATGAGAGATAAAATGATTAAATATCAAGAAGAGACTGGAAATTTATATAATCTTGAAGCAACACCAGCAGAAGGAACTACTTATAGATTTGCAAAAGAGGATAAAAAAAGATACAAAGATATTATTCAAGCTGGATTTGATAAAAATATCTATTATACCAACTCTTCTCAACTTCCAGTTGATTTCACAGAAGACCCATTTGAAGCCTTGGAATTACAAGATGAATTACAATGCAAATATACAGGTGGAACGGTTCTGCATCTTTATATGAGAGAAAAAATCTCATCAGTTGAAGCTTGTAGAAAATTTGTAAAAAATGTAATCTCAAATTTTAGATTGCCTTATATCACTATAACTCCTGTATTTTCTATTTGTGAAATTCATGGATATATAGAAGGTGAACATGAGTTTTGTCCAAAATGTGATGAAGAGATTTTAAAAAAGGAGTTAAAAGATGACAAATTCAGAATTGCTTGA